A region of the Zhihengliuella halotolerans genome:
CGCGTCAAGTCGCGCAGTGCCTTACTTGGCACCCTTGAAGTCGCGCTTCTCCTTGATGCGTGCAGCCTTGCCGTGGCGGTCGCGCATGTAGTACAGCTTGGCGCGGCGCACGTCGCCGCGTGCGGCGATCTCGATCTTTTCGATCACCGGGGAGTGCACCGGGAAGGTGCGCTCCACGCCGACGCCGAAGGACACCTTGCGGACGGTGAAGGTCTCACCGACGCCGGCACCCTGGCGGCCCAGGACGTAGCCCTGGAAGATCTGAACACGGGTGTTCTTGCCTTCGATGATGTTCACGTGCACCTTGACGGTGTCGCCCGGGCGGAAGTCCGGAACGTCGTTGCGCAGGGTAGCCGCGTTAACGGAATCGAGGATGTTCATATCGCTGTTCTCCTAGGTGGACGCCGCAGGTCCCCCACCCTTCGAGCGGCAGAGCGGCCGGGCACAATGGTCTCGGGAATGCTCGTGCCGAAGTGAAGTTTCCGGCCACGTGTCGGGTGGCCGGTCGTCTGGCTGTTGGCCCGATCCCCCTGCGGCAGGAGAGGACCCAGCAGACACAAGTAGCTATTATTCCATATTGTTCAGGGCTTTTCGACTGCGCGCACGCCGTCGGTTCCCACTTCGTAGCCGCATTCGGCCAAGACGGCGCGGTCGCCCTTGTCGAGGGACTCCGGTTCGAGCGCGAAGATGAGGTCGGGGCGTCGCTCGGCGGTGCGGCGGAATTGCTCGTCGCGGCGCCAGCGGGCGATCTTCGCGTGGTTGCCCGAGAGCAGCACCTCCGGGATCGGCCGCTCATTCCACTCAGACGGCTTGGTGTAGACCGGGTACTCGAGCAGGCCGTCTGAATGCGACTCCTCCACCAACGACTCGGGGTTGCCGACCACGCCGGGGATGAGCCGTCCCACGGCCTCGACCATGGCGAGGACAGCGACTTCTCCCCCGTTGAGCACGTAGTCCCCGAGGCTGACCGGTCGCACGTCGAAGTGCTCCCGGGACCACTCCACCACACGTTCGTCAATCCCCTCATAGCGCCCGCAAGCGAAGACCAGGTGGTCCTCCTCGGCGAGATCGTAGGCCATCCGCTGGTTGAAGACGGCCCCGGCGGGCGAGGGAACGATCAACACGGGACGCTTGCCGCCGCTGCGGGGCTCGGCAGATTCGCGGATACCTGTCAGCACCTCGGACCACGGACCGGCTTTCATGACCATGCCCGCACCCCCGCCGTAGGGAGTGTCGTCGACCGTCCGGTGACGATCGTGGGCGTGGTCGCGCAGGTCGTGCACGTTCACGTCCAGCAGGCCGTCGCGTCGGGCTTTGCCGATCAGGGACAGGTCCAGCGCGGCCAGGTATTCGGGGAAGATGCTAACGACGTCGATGCGCACCTTAGCTCCCTGCCTCCGGGTCCTCGGGCTGGTTCAGTTCCAGCAGGCCCGCGGGCGGAGTCATGAGGACGTGTCCCGCCTCGAGGTCCACCTCGGGGACGATTTCTTCGACGAACGGTACGAGCGCGTCCCCGCCGGAAGTCAGCTCGATTTCGAGGAGATCCTGCACGTCGCCTTGGCGCAGTCCGCTGACCGTGCCGATCCGCTCGCCGTCGACGAGGGCGGCCAGGCCGACGAGGTCGTGCGCGTACCACGCGTCGTCGTCGACCGGCTCTTCTTCATCGGTCTCCACGAAGAGCTTGGCACCGCGCAGCGCCTCGGCCGCGTTGCGGTCGCCCACCTCGGCGAAGGCGAGCAGCAGGATCTCTTTGTTCCAGCGGGCCCGGGAGACGGTCAGGGTTCCAGCAGACTCGGGCTCGACCTCGAGCACGACGCCGGGCACGAACCGCTCCTCGGGGACGTCGGTCATCACCTGAACCGTCACTTCTCCGCGGATGCCATGCGGCTTTCCGATGCGTGCCACCTGCAGGCGCATGCTGTCTCCTCATCGTGGATGGTGTGCTGCCTGCCAGTGCAGGCTGCGCAAATATTCTAGCGAGAAACGAATGAGGGTCCCGCGTCCGAAGACGAGGGACCCTCAATCGCACTGCACAAGCTGGCTACCGCCCGTGCCGACTCCTGGAGTCAGCGCCGACGATCGGTGTCGACCACGTCGACCCGAGTCGGCTGACCACCGGCCAGCGCGGCGACGACAGTGCGCAGCGACTTGGCCGTGCGCCCTTGTCGGCCGATCACCCGCCCGAGGTCGTCCGGGTGGACCCGCACCTCGAGCATGTCACCGCGGCGGTTCTCCTTCGAGGAGACCTCCACGTCATCGGGCGAATCGACGATTCCGCGCACCAAGTGGTCGAGGGCTTCTGCCAGCATGACTACTCAGCCTCGGTGGACTCAGCCTCAGCGGCGTCAGCGGCCGGGGCCTCAGCCTTGGCGGCCTTCGGGGTGGTGGCCTCCGGAAGGATGACCGACTCCTTGTCGGGAGCAACGAAAGCTTCCTTCGGAGCCTTGGTCCGCAGGGTGCCTTCCTGGCCCGGCAGGCCCTTGAACTTCTGCCAGTCACCGGTGATCTTGAGGATCGCGGCGACCTGCTCGGTCGGCTGGGCGCCGACGGAGAGCCAGTACTGAGCGCGCTCGGACTGGACCTCGATGAACGAGGGCTCCTCGGTCGGGTGGTACTTGCCGATCTCCTCGATGGCACGGCCATCGCGCTTGTTGCGCGAGTCCATGACGACGATGCGGTAGTACGGGGCGCGCATCTTGCCGAAGCGCTTCAGACGAATCTTAACGGCCACTTTTGTGGTCACTCCTGTTTCATTAAGGGGGCGAACCGCACACCTCTGCACCGTGGGGACAGTCCATAACGAGTGGGTTCTAAGGACGAGATGCACACGCGGAGAGAGGGGCCACGTGGATCAAGTACCCCGCCATTATGTCAGAGACGCGGCCTCGACGCGAATGAAGCCGACGTCGCGCGCCGCACACTCATGAGCCCTCGGGGAACGAGCGCCGGGGCCACCTGACCTACTTGAGGAACTTGTCGAAGCCCTTGGGCAGCGCCGACGGATCGAGCTCCTTGGGAGCCTGCCCGAAGGCGGCGCCACTCGGGAGGCTCGTCTTCTTCTGCGACTGCTCTTTGGCCGCCTGCGCCGCCTTGGCGGGGTTGCCGAACTTCTGCTTCTTCTTCCCCTTGCCGACCTGCTTCTTGCCCTTGGCCCCACCACCGGGCATGCCGGGCATGCCGCCGCCGGAGGCCATCTTCTTCATCATCTTCTGGGCCTGGCTGAAGCGCTCCATGAGCTGGTTGACCTCTGAGACGTGCACGCCGGAGCCGCGGGCGATACGGGCACGGCGCGAACCGTTGAGAAGCTTCGGCGCGACCCGCTCGTGGGGGGTCATCGAGCGCACGATGGCCTCGATGCGGTCGATCTGGCTCTCGTCGAACTGCTCGAGCTGCTGCTTCGAAATCGCCGCACCGGGCATCATCGAGAGCATCTTCTTCATCGAGCCCATCTTGCGGACCTGCTGCATCTGGGCGAGGAAGTCTTCGAGCGTGAAGTCCTCCTGGTCGACGAACTTCTGCGCCATGCGCTCGGCTTCGTCCTTGTCCCAGGACTTCTCCGCCTGCTCGATGAGCGTGAGGATGTCGCCCATCTCGAGGATGCGGCCGGCCATGCGGTCCGGGTGGAAGACCTCGAAGTCGTCCAGACCCTCACCCGTCGAGGCGAACATGACCGGCTTGCCGGTCACGTGCGTCACGGACAGGGCCGCGCCACCGCGAGCGTCGCCGTCGAGCTTGGAGAGGACCACTCCGGTGAAGTCGACACCTTCGTTGAACGCCTGCGCGGTGTTGACCGCGTCCTGACCGATCATCGAGTCGATCACGAACAGGACTTCGTGCGGGTTGATGGCGGCGCGGATGTCCGCAGCCTGCTTCATCATCTCCTCGTCGACGCCGAGGCGGCCGGCGGTGTCAACGATCACGACGTCGTGCTGCTTCTGGCGCGCCTCGGAGACACCGTTTCCGGCGACAACCACGGGATCGCCCGTGGCCTCCTCGAACTCGCTCGAGACACCCGGGTGCGGAGCGTAGACCGGCACGCCGGCCCGCTCTCCGTTGATCTGGAGCTGCTTGACCGCGTTCGGGCGCTGCAGGTCGCAGGCCACGAGCAGCGGGGTGTGCCCCTCCGACTTGAGGTGCTTGGCGAGCTTTCCGGCGAGGGTCGTCTTACCGGCACCCTGCAGGCCCGCGAGCATGATCACGGTTGGCGGGTTCTTCGCGAGGTTGATGCGGCGGGTCTGCCCACCGAGAATCTCGACCAGCTGCTCGTTGACGATCTTCACGACCTGCTGGCCCGGGTTCAGCGACTGGCTGACCTCGAGGCCCAGCGCGCGCTCCTTGACGCGACTCACGAAGGAGCGGACCACCGGCACCGCGACGTCGGCGTCCAACAGGGCACGTCGGATTTCGCGGACCGTGCCGTCGACGTCGGCCTCGGTGAGGCGGCCTTTGCCACGGAGATTCTTGAAGGTGGCTGTCAGGCGGTCGGAGAGTGAATTAAACACGTGAGCCGAAACTTCCTTCGATCGTGCAGTCGGTGGCGGCGGATCCGCCGGATTCGACTGCCTAGCCTATCAATTTCCACCACGGCTCTCTGACGTCGCCCCGGCGTCGGGACAAAGAGCACACGACGACGGTGGCTCGCCTCCCCCGCGGGAGGCGAGCCACCGTCGTCGTACCGGATGAAGTGAGCGCTTAGAGCGCGGCATCCCCGCGTTCGCCAGTGCGCACGCGCACGGCTTCGTCCACGGTCACGACCCAGACCTTGCCGTCCCCGGCGCGGCCGGTATTCGCGGTCGCGACGAGGACATCGACGATGTCGCTCGACCATTCGTCTGAGACGAGGACCTCGACGCGGGCCTTCTGCAGCAGATCCACGGTGTACTCGGCACCGCGGTAGACCTCGGTGTGTCCGCGCTGGCGGCCGTAGCCGCTGGCCTCGGAAACGGTCAGCCCCTGCACGCCGTAGCTCTCGAGGGCGCCGCGGATGGCGTCCAGCTTGTCGGGACGAACGATGGCAGTCACGAGTTTCATGCTTGTGCCTCTTCCTTGCTGAATTTCAGGTGGCCGGAGGTGGCCGGGTGCGGAACGAAGCCGGAGGACTTGGTGCCCAGGCCGCCGAACTCGTAGCCGGTCTCAGCGTGCTCGGCGAAGTCGATGCCGGCCTGCTCGTCCTCGACGCTGATCCGGAAGCCGACGGTCTTGTGGATCGCGAGGCCGATGACAAGGGTCACGATACCGGTGTAGACCATTGCGACGACGGCAGCCACGATCTGCGCCCAGAGTTGGGCGAGTCCCCCGCCGTAGAAGAGGCCGGTGTCGAGGGCGATGAAGCCCAGCGCCAGGGTGCCGATGAGGCCGGAGACGAGGTGGACGCCGACGACGTCGAGCGAGTCGTCGTAGCCCCACTTGTACTTGAGTCCCACGGCGAGGGCCGACGCGACACCGGCGACGATGCCCAACGCGATAGCGCCGAGCGGCGACACGTTGGCGCAGGCCGGGGTGATGGCGACGAGGCCGGCGACGACACCCGAGGCGGCACCCAGCGACGTGGGCTTACCATCGCGGACGCGCTCGGTCAGGATCCAGGCGACCATTGCGGCGGCTGGCGCGACCATCGTGTTGACCCAGATCAGGCCAGCCTCTTCGGCCTCGGCTGCTGCGCCGCCGTTGAATCCGAACCAGCCGAACCACAGCAGGGCTGCGCCGAGCATGACGAACGGGATGTTGTGCGGGCGCTGGCCCGGGTCGCGGCCGAAGCCCTTGCGCTGGCCGATGATGAGCGCGAGCACGAGCGCGGCGACGCCCGCGTTGATGTGGACGACCGTTCCGCCCGCGTAGTCGATGGCCT
Encoded here:
- the rplS gene encoding 50S ribosomal protein L19, with product MNILDSVNAATLRNDVPDFRPGDTVKVHVNIIEGKNTRVQIFQGYVLGRQGAGVGETFTVRKVSFGVGVERTFPVHSPVIEKIEIAARGDVRRAKLYYMRDRHGKAARIKEKRDFKGAK
- the rpsP gene encoding 30S ribosomal protein S16 is translated as MAVKIRLKRFGKMRAPYYRIVVMDSRNKRDGRAIEEIGKYHPTEEPSFIEVQSERAQYWLSVGAQPTEQVAAILKITGDWQKFKGLPGQEGTLRTKAPKEAFVAPDKESVILPEATTPKAAKAEAPAADAAEAESTEAE
- a CDS encoding ammonium transporter yields the protein MELNAVQVWMMVCSALVLLMTPALAFFYGGMTRAKGVLNMMMMSFVALGITAVVWVLWGHSMSGGGEDVGGLFGNPFTQFGMSAIIGTEDLIGAGFGATFAIITVALISGAIADRAKFTAWIVFVPVWVTLVYAPVAFWVWGGGLLSEDGAIGSWAGEAIDYAGGTVVHINAGVAALVLALIIGQRKGFGRDPGQRPHNIPFVMLGAALLWFGWFGFNGGAAAEAEEAGLIWVNTMVAPAAAMVAWILTERVRDGKPTSLGAASGVVAGLVAITPACANVSPLGAIALGIVAGVASALAVGLKYKWGYDDSLDVVGVHLVSGLIGTLALGFIALDTGLFYGGGLAQLWAQIVAAVVAMVYTGIVTLVIGLAIHKTVGFRISVEDEQAGIDFAEHAETGYEFGGLGTKSSGFVPHPATSGHLKFSKEEAQA
- the trmD gene encoding tRNA (guanosine(37)-N1)-methyltransferase TrmD; its protein translation is MRIDVVSIFPEYLAALDLSLIGKARRDGLLDVNVHDLRDHAHDRHRTVDDTPYGGGAGMVMKAGPWSEVLTGIRESAEPRSGGKRPVLIVPSPAGAVFNQRMAYDLAEEDHLVFACGRYEGIDERVVEWSREHFDVRPVSLGDYVLNGGEVAVLAMVEAVGRLIPGVVGNPESLVEESHSDGLLEYPVYTKPSEWNERPIPEVLLSGNHAKIARWRRDEQFRRTAERRPDLIFALEPESLDKGDRAVLAECGYEVGTDGVRAVEKP
- a CDS encoding RNA-binding protein; translation: MLAEALDHLVRGIVDSPDDVEVSSKENRRGDMLEVRVHPDDLGRVIGRQGRTAKSLRTVVAALAGGQPTRVDVVDTDRRR
- the rimM gene encoding ribosome maturation factor RimM (Essential for efficient processing of 16S rRNA), with amino-acid sequence MRLQVARIGKPHGIRGEVTVQVMTDVPEERFVPGVVLEVEPESAGTLTVSRARWNKEILLLAFAEVGDRNAAEALRGAKLFVETDEEEPVDDDAWYAHDLVGLAALVDGERIGTVSGLRQGDVQDLLEIELTSGGDALVPFVEEIVPEVDLEAGHVLMTPPAGLLELNQPEDPEAGS
- a CDS encoding P-II family nitrogen regulator, which translates into the protein MKLVTAIVRPDKLDAIRGALESYGVQGLTVSEASGYGRQRGHTEVYRGAEYTVDLLQKARVEVLVSDEWSSDIVDVLVATANTGRAGDGKVWVVTVDEAVRVRTGERGDAAL
- the ffh gene encoding signal recognition particle protein, whose protein sequence is MFNSLSDRLTATFKNLRGKGRLTEADVDGTVREIRRALLDADVAVPVVRSFVSRVKERALGLEVSQSLNPGQQVVKIVNEQLVEILGGQTRRINLAKNPPTVIMLAGLQGAGKTTLAGKLAKHLKSEGHTPLLVACDLQRPNAVKQLQINGERAGVPVYAPHPGVSSEFEEATGDPVVVAGNGVSEARQKQHDVVIVDTAGRLGVDEEMMKQAADIRAAINPHEVLFVIDSMIGQDAVNTAQAFNEGVDFTGVVLSKLDGDARGGAALSVTHVTGKPVMFASTGEGLDDFEVFHPDRMAGRILEMGDILTLIEQAEKSWDKDEAERMAQKFVDQEDFTLEDFLAQMQQVRKMGSMKKMLSMMPGAAISKQQLEQFDESQIDRIEAIVRSMTPHERVAPKLLNGSRRARIARGSGVHVSEVNQLMERFSQAQKMMKKMASGGGMPGMPGGGAKGKKQVGKGKKKQKFGNPAKAAQAAKEQSQKKTSLPSGAAFGQAPKELDPSALPKGFDKFLK